Proteins from a genomic interval of Dasania marina DSM 21967:
- a CDS encoding VOC family protein: protein MAKNPLCWFEIYVNDMARAKAFYEAVLAVELETLGDPTDTSISMQSFPSDMEEYGATGALVKMDGVVAGGNSTLVYFSCDDCAIEESRVIAAGGNIQRPKMAIGEYGFISLVMDTEGNMLGLHSLA from the coding sequence ATGGCTAAAAATCCGCTCTGTTGGTTTGAAATTTATGTCAATGATATGGCTAGGGCCAAGGCTTTTTATGAGGCGGTGCTAGCCGTAGAGCTAGAGACGCTAGGCGACCCTACTGATACATCCATAAGCATGCAGTCATTTCCATCGGATATGGAAGAGTATGGTGCTACCGGCGCACTGGTGAAAATGGATGGCGTTGTCGCCGGCGGCAATAGCACCTTGGTCTATTTCTCCTGTGATGACTGTGCCATTGAAGAGTCGCGGGTGATAGCTGCTGGTGGCAATATACAAAGGCCTAAGATGGCCATTGGTGAGTATGGATTTATTAGCTTAGTCATGGATACGGAGGGCAATATGCTTGGCCTGCACTCATTAGCATAA
- a CDS encoding DOPA 4,5-dioxygenase family protein, which yields MNAVQRPVNKHKAYHAHVYFDEHSVTYAAALCAEGGERFGLQIGRVHEKLVGPHPRWSCQIIFGTRDFDALIPWLDERRNGLSVLVHALTGNDLNDHTLYAYWLGDSVELNLAMFGG from the coding sequence ATGAATGCAGTACAGCGACCGGTTAATAAGCATAAAGCCTACCATGCCCATGTCTATTTTGATGAGCATAGCGTGACCTATGCTGCGGCGCTTTGCGCTGAGGGCGGCGAGCGCTTTGGCTTACAGATAGGGCGCGTGCATGAAAAGCTGGTGGGGCCACACCCTAGGTGGAGCTGTCAGATTATTTTTGGCACTAGAGATTTTGATGCCTTGATTCCTTGGTTGGATGAGCGGCGCAATGGCCTTAGCGTATTAGTACATGCTTTAACCGGCAATGATTTAAACGACCACACCCTTTATGCTTATTGGCTGGGGGATAGTGTTGAACTTAACCTCGCTATGTTTGGTGGTTAG
- a CDS encoding CNNM domain-containing protein, with translation MLLLTTYILIAIFFSFVCSIFEAVLLSVNRAHIAIMRSHGQQAAGDLLKELKDDIGKPLAAILSLNTIAHTVGAVGAGAQATEVFGSAYIGLASVVLTLLILIFSEIIPKTLGATYWRQLAPITAHSLKYLILLLYPLVKLSVKITANIPNEPSLNGFSRKEFAAMAEISSQDGQLAKQESKFVKNLMKLRSTQVKDAMTPRTVVFSLPQQLTVEAFFHKHDKAVFSRIPVFADSREEITGYVFRSDLFLAQARGNGDSLLANYKRDLPALLPTMSLSHVLNEMLTLRVHLMMVVNEYGGVEGIISLEDVLETMLGLEIIDEKDQAVDMQKEALKQWRRREYQKNSDDSVEDN, from the coding sequence ATGCTGCTACTCACCACTTACATACTTATCGCTATATTTTTTTCCTTTGTCTGCTCTATTTTTGAGGCGGTGCTGCTTAGCGTCAATCGCGCGCATATCGCTATTATGAGAAGCCACGGCCAACAAGCGGCTGGTGACTTACTCAAGGAGTTAAAGGACGACATAGGCAAACCGTTGGCGGCTATTTTATCACTCAATACTATCGCTCATACCGTAGGCGCAGTGGGTGCGGGCGCGCAAGCGACAGAAGTATTTGGTAGTGCCTATATAGGTTTGGCATCAGTGGTTTTGACTTTGTTGATATTGATTTTTTCGGAAATTATACCAAAAACACTAGGGGCAACTTACTGGCGGCAGTTAGCGCCTATTACGGCTCACTCGTTAAAATATTTAATCCTCTTGCTATATCCCCTAGTGAAGTTGTCGGTAAAAATTACTGCCAATATTCCCAACGAACCCAGTCTAAATGGTTTTAGCCGCAAAGAGTTTGCAGCAATGGCGGAGATTAGCTCGCAGGATGGTCAGTTAGCCAAGCAAGAATCCAAGTTTGTAAAAAATTTAATGAAACTAAGGAGTACCCAGGTTAAAGATGCCATGACCCCTAGAACTGTTGTTTTTTCCCTGCCGCAGCAACTCACCGTAGAAGCCTTTTTTCATAAGCACGATAAAGCGGTTTTTAGCCGCATCCCGGTTTTTGCTGATAGTCGTGAAGAAATAACTGGCTATGTATTTCGCAGTGATTTATTTCTGGCCCAGGCTAGGGGTAATGGCGATAGCCTGTTAGCCAATTATAAACGCGACCTTCCCGCATTGTTGCCGACTATGTCGCTTAGCCATGTGTTAAACGAAATGCTTACGTTGCGGGTGCACCTGATGATGGTGGTTAATGAGTATGGGGGTGTTGAAGGTATTATCAGTTTAGAGGATGTGCTGGAGACTATGCTGGGCTTGGAAATTATTGACGAAAAAGATCAGGCCGTTGATATGCAAAAAGAAGCTCTCAAGCAATGGCGGCGTCGCGAATATCAGAAGAATTCGGATGATAGCGTGGAGGATAATTGA
- a CDS encoding type I glyceraldehyde-3-phosphate dehydrogenase gives MIRLAINGYGRVGRCVLRALYEGGYREHMQVVAINEPADLPTIVHLTKYDSTHGRFKAEVSSSDGALLVNGDSIAISHHRSLSDLPWRQHQVDLVLECSGRFDSQADLQQHLAQGAKRVLLSQPGEADINALVYGVNHQQLSVSDTIASAASCTSNCIVPVIDILHQAFTIESGGITTIHSVMNDQPVLDGYHHTDLRKTRASSQSIIPVDTGLAQGIDRLLPCVSGRFTARALRVPTTNVSAMDLSIIVKQTATSAEVNERLQAASEQQLKGIIGISHEPLASCDFNHDTRSGVVDAAQTRVNGRLVNVLVWFDNEWAYANRMLDISQYWYQQQ, from the coding sequence ATGATACGCTTGGCAATTAATGGTTATGGCCGCGTAGGGCGCTGCGTATTGCGCGCCCTTTATGAGGGTGGCTACCGCGAGCATATGCAAGTGGTGGCCATTAATGAGCCGGCCGACCTGCCCACCATAGTGCACCTCACCAAATACGACAGCACCCACGGCCGCTTTAAGGCCGAAGTGAGTAGCAGTGACGGTGCGCTGCTGGTGAATGGCGATAGCATAGCGATTAGCCATCACCGATCCCTCAGCGACTTGCCCTGGCGGCAACATCAGGTTGATTTGGTGTTGGAATGCAGCGGCCGCTTTGATAGCCAAGCCGATTTGCAGCAGCATTTGGCTCAGGGCGCGAAGCGGGTATTACTCTCTCAGCCCGGTGAGGCCGATATTAATGCCTTGGTGTATGGGGTCAATCATCAGCAGCTCAGTGTCAGCGACACTATAGCTTCGGCGGCTTCTTGCACCAGTAACTGCATAGTGCCGGTCATCGATATTTTGCATCAGGCTTTCACCATAGAGTCTGGTGGCATTACCACCATACACTCGGTGATGAACGACCAGCCCGTGCTGGATGGCTATCACCATACCGACTTGCGCAAAACCCGCGCTTCCAGCCAGTCTATTATCCCTGTGGATACGGGCTTGGCTCAAGGCATCGATAGGTTGCTGCCCTGTGTTAGCGGCCGTTTTACTGCCAGAGCTTTGCGGGTACCTACTACCAATGTGTCGGCGATGGACTTATCGATTATCGTCAAACAGACTGCTACTAGTGCTGAGGTTAATGAGCGCTTACAAGCGGCGTCCGAGCAGCAACTCAAGGGCATAATAGGTATTAGCCATGAGCCGCTGGCCTCCTGTGACTTTAACCACGATACCCGCTCGGGCGTGGTAGACGCAGCACAAACGCGGGTTAATGGCCGCTTGGTTAATGTGTTGGTGTGGTTTGATAACGAATGGGCCTATGCTAACCGCATGCTGGATATCAGCCAGTACTGGTATCAGCAGCAGTAA
- the fba gene encoding class II fructose-bisphosphate aldolase (catalyzes the reversible aldol condensation of dihydroxyacetonephosphate and glyceraldehyde 3-phosphate in the Calvin cycle, glycolysis, and/or gluconeogenesis) yields the protein MALISMRQMLDHAAEHGYGVPAFNVNNLEQTRAIMEAARATNSPVIMQASAGARKYAGAPFLRHMILAAIEEFPEIPVVMHQDHGTSPAICQRSIQLGFSSVMMDGSLEADGKTPASYQYNVDVTKQTVAMAHACGVSVEGELGCLGSLETGEAGEEDGVGAVGKLSHDQMLTDPEEAADFVKQTNVDALAIACGTSHGAYKFTRPPTGDILDIARIKAIHARIPNTHLVMHGSSSVPQDWLAIINEFGGAIPETYGVPVEQICEGIKHGVRKVNIDTDLRLASTGAIRRYMAENPAEFDPRKYLQQTINAMRDIVQARFEAFGTAGNASKIKPVSLEAMFQRYEAGELDAKVN from the coding sequence ATGGCACTTATCAGCATGCGTCAAATGTTGGATCACGCCGCCGAGCACGGTTATGGCGTGCCTGCATTCAACGTTAATAACTTAGAGCAAACACGCGCCATTATGGAAGCAGCCCGTGCTACCAACAGCCCCGTGATTATGCAGGCCTCTGCGGGTGCTCGTAAGTACGCCGGTGCGCCGTTTTTGCGTCACATGATATTGGCGGCCATAGAAGAGTTTCCTGAGATTCCGGTGGTTATGCATCAGGATCACGGCACCAGCCCAGCCATTTGTCAGCGTTCTATTCAATTAGGTTTTTCATCAGTCATGATGGACGGCTCTTTAGAGGCCGATGGTAAAACCCCTGCTAGCTATCAATACAATGTTGATGTGACTAAGCAAACTGTGGCCATGGCTCACGCCTGTGGTGTGTCGGTAGAAGGTGAGTTAGGTTGCTTGGGTTCATTAGAAACCGGCGAAGCCGGTGAAGAAGATGGCGTCGGTGCCGTGGGTAAATTAAGCCACGATCAAATGCTTACTGATCCTGAAGAAGCTGCTGACTTTGTTAAGCAAACCAATGTTGATGCCTTGGCCATAGCCTGTGGTACCTCGCACGGGGCTTACAAATTTACCCGACCACCTACTGGCGATATTTTAGATATAGCTCGTATCAAGGCCATACACGCGCGTATACCCAACACCCACTTGGTGATGCACGGTTCTTCCTCAGTGCCGCAAGACTGGTTGGCGATTATCAATGAATTTGGTGGTGCCATCCCCGAAACGTACGGTGTGCCGGTAGAGCAAATCTGCGAAGGCATTAAGCACGGTGTGCGTAAGGTGAATATAGATACCGATTTACGCTTGGCTTCTACTGGCGCGATACGTCGCTATATGGCGGAAAACCCTGCCGAGTTTGATCCCCGTAAATACCTACAGCAAACCATCAACGCCATGCGCGATATCGTGCAAGCGCGTTTTGAGGCCTTTGGTACAGCGGGTAACGCCAGCAAGATTAAGCCTGTGTCTTTAGAGGCTATGTTCCAGCGTTATGAAGCTGGCGAGTTAGATGCAAAAGTAAACTAA
- a CDS encoding phosphoglycerate kinase, with product MSVIKMADLALAGKRVLIREDLNVPISAGKVNSDARIRAALPTIELALKAGAKVIVMSHLGRPTEGQYESQYSLAPVAEHLGGLLNRKVPLISDWRAGVELADGELALLENVRFNEGEKADDEALAKAYASLCDVFVMDAFGTAHRAQASTHGVAKFAPVACAGPLLAGELDALAKVMANPARPLVAIVGGSKVSTKLSVLETLSEVADQLIVGGGIANTFLAASGKPVGKSLCEHDLIPVAQALMAKTTIPVPRDVVTSKEWGGAAELKNADEVQADDSIFDIGPQASAEIAEILSKAKTILWNGPVGVFEFDQFGAGTQALSEAIANSEGFSVAGGGDTLAAIDKYNIADKVSYISTGGGAFLEYVEGKVLPAVAMLEQRAKG from the coding sequence ATGAGCGTCATTAAAATGGCCGACCTGGCCTTAGCCGGCAAACGTGTATTAATCCGTGAAGATTTAAACGTGCCCATTAGCGCAGGCAAGGTCAACAGCGATGCCCGCATACGCGCCGCGTTACCCACCATTGAGTTAGCCCTGAAGGCAGGTGCTAAAGTTATCGTGATGTCACACCTAGGCCGTCCCACCGAAGGCCAGTATGAAAGCCAATATTCACTAGCACCCGTAGCCGAGCATTTGGGTGGCCTGCTAAACCGCAAGGTGCCGCTTATTAGCGATTGGCGCGCAGGCGTAGAGCTGGCCGATGGTGAGCTGGCCTTATTAGAAAACGTGCGCTTTAACGAGGGCGAAAAAGCCGACGACGAAGCGCTAGCCAAAGCCTATGCCAGCCTCTGCGATGTATTTGTGATGGACGCCTTTGGCACCGCCCACCGCGCCCAAGCGTCTACCCACGGTGTGGCCAAATTTGCCCCGGTGGCCTGCGCTGGGCCTTTATTGGCTGGTGAGTTAGATGCCTTGGCCAAAGTTATGGCTAACCCTGCTAGGCCTTTAGTGGCGATAGTAGGCGGCTCAAAAGTTTCAACTAAGCTTAGCGTGTTAGAAACTTTATCGGAGGTGGCCGATCAGTTAATCGTGGGTGGTGGCATAGCCAATACCTTCTTGGCGGCCAGCGGCAAGCCAGTGGGTAAGTCCTTGTGTGAGCACGACTTAATCCCCGTAGCGCAAGCATTGATGGCCAAAACCACCATACCGGTACCTAGAGATGTAGTGACTAGCAAAGAGTGGGGCGGTGCCGCCGAGTTAAAAAATGCCGACGAGGTGCAAGCCGACGACAGTATTTTTGATATAGGCCCGCAAGCTTCAGCCGAAATAGCCGAGATCTTAAGCAAGGCCAAAACTATCTTATGGAATGGTCCGGTAGGGGTTTTTGAGTTTGACCAATTCGGCGCTGGCACCCAAGCTTTAAGCGAGGCCATAGCCAACAGTGAGGGCTTTTCGGTAGCCGGTGGTGGTGATACCTTAGCCGCCATAGACAAATACAATATCGCCGATAAAGTATCGTATATCTCTACCGGCGGCGGCGCGTTTTTAGAATATGTAGAAGGGAAGGTATTACCCGCGGTGGCTATGCTGGAGCAGCGGGCGAAAGGGTAA
- a CDS encoding alpha/beta hydrolase, which produces MSENTLNIDELRSAVTNFDSLQSSQYPQIITDYFRYYGIDFESQFSGLQHFFGAIDCGAYRIASHYFSLAGKPASKTVLIVHGYYDHVGLYKHAIANSLAQGYNVVAFDLPGHGLSSGERSCIVRFGEYQLVLKAIIAYFEKINIPIAALIGQSTGAAIVMQYLLEHPQQNRAAVMLAPLLKIYQWRSSRLLYRIVKNFIKRLPRRFANNSHDKNFIYFLKYQDPLQSKHTHLGWVGALIEWVEEFKYFKATKHKVLIVQGLDDGTVDWRINIPAINKKLPCAKIGYIEGAGHQLVNETEVMRQQVFILINQYLSEHS; this is translated from the coding sequence TTGAGCGAAAATACGTTAAATATCGATGAGCTACGGTCGGCGGTTACTAATTTTGATAGTTTGCAATCGTCGCAATACCCACAAATTATTACAGACTACTTTCGCTATTACGGCATAGACTTTGAAAGTCAGTTTAGCGGCTTGCAGCATTTTTTTGGTGCTATAGATTGCGGCGCCTATCGTATCGCTAGCCATTACTTTTCCTTGGCCGGTAAGCCAGCAAGCAAGACTGTATTAATTGTGCATGGTTATTATGATCATGTGGGCCTGTATAAGCACGCCATAGCGAATAGTTTGGCGCAGGGTTATAACGTGGTGGCTTTTGATTTACCCGGTCATGGCTTGTCCAGCGGCGAGCGCAGCTGCATAGTGCGCTTTGGTGAATACCAATTAGTGCTTAAAGCAATTATTGCCTACTTCGAAAAAATCAATATTCCCATCGCCGCGCTAATAGGGCAAAGCACTGGCGCAGCGATAGTCATGCAATACTTATTAGAGCATCCGCAACAAAATAGGGCTGCGGTAATGTTGGCGCCTTTATTGAAAATATATCAATGGCGCAGTAGTCGTTTGCTATACCGAATAGTTAAAAACTTTATCAAACGATTGCCGCGTCGCTTTGCTAATAATAGCCACGATAAAAACTTTATTTATTTTTTAAAATACCAAGATCCACTGCAAAGTAAGCACACCCATTTAGGTTGGGTGGGGGCCTTGATAGAATGGGTGGAAGAGTTTAAATATTTTAAGGCGACAAAGCACAAGGTGTTAATTGTTCAGGGGCTGGATGACGGTACGGTCGATTGGCGTATTAATATACCGGCAATTAATAAAAAATTACCTTGTGCCAAAATAGGGTATATAGAAGGCGCTGGACATCAATTGGTTAATGAGACCGAAGTCATGCGTCAGCAAGTTTTTATTTTAATTAATCAATACTTAAGCGAACACAGTTAA
- a CDS encoding GGDEF domain-containing protein encodes MSPIAYTDELLQIIKHNLLTAVFQPIVNLRQAKLHGYEALTRGPANSPLHNPLQLFDTASKSGNLSKLEFACRDAACKRFSQYEADGKLFINVSPISLAEAGYEHGMTDWILSQYSIPAKNIVIELSEQYPLDDYDLLKRSFDHFRDKGFQVAIDDLGAGYAGLKAWSELRPDYVKIDRHFIENINEDPVKREFVRSIQEIAKELDCKVIAEGIETAEELAVVHALKIQFGQGYYLGRPKAIPANFHSIQDKLLSINNHQSIICLSQTVADLSLSYPAIHKNWSLNRVIDLFHSNKGLRCLPVTEGDSPLGLIERQAVLELMTGRYSRELYGHKSVLSFMSKQAVIVDLNTSLEEVSRKLTTSQSDNLQQDFIITNNSAYYGIGKTSTLLQKITEQQIRYARYANPLSQLPGNVPIYEHVDKLLQQQSPFTIAYFDLNNFKAFNDYYGYNMGDQVLQLLSDILKKMLISADDFIGHIGGDDFIATFERSDWLQQCEIIKRDFEQQVKRFYSPEVLEKQGLWQIDRQGKKQFFGLLTLAIGLAQPDIHDCKSHHDVAALAGEAKKQAKRSDSGIFISRRRRPQGEACVPL; translated from the coding sequence ATGTCGCCCATAGCTTATACTGACGAACTGTTACAGATTATTAAGCACAATTTATTAACCGCCGTGTTTCAACCCATAGTCAACCTGCGTCAGGCCAAGCTACACGGCTATGAAGCGCTAACCCGCGGCCCGGCTAACAGCCCTTTGCACAACCCACTGCAGCTATTCGACACCGCCAGTAAATCGGGCAACCTCTCCAAGCTGGAGTTTGCCTGCCGCGATGCCGCTTGTAAGCGCTTTAGCCAGTATGAAGCTGATGGCAAGCTGTTTATCAATGTTAGCCCTATTAGTTTAGCCGAGGCAGGCTATGAACACGGCATGACCGACTGGATATTGTCACAATATAGTATACCCGCTAAAAATATTGTTATAGAACTTTCCGAACAATACCCTTTAGATGATTATGATTTATTAAAGCGCTCCTTTGACCACTTTCGCGACAAAGGCTTTCAAGTCGCCATAGACGACTTAGGCGCCGGTTACGCCGGCTTAAAAGCCTGGTCAGAGCTGCGCCCTGACTATGTCAAAATTGATAGGCACTTTATAGAAAACATCAACGAAGACCCTGTAAAGCGCGAGTTTGTACGCTCTATACAAGAAATAGCCAAGGAGCTGGACTGCAAAGTTATCGCCGAAGGCATAGAAACCGCTGAAGAGCTAGCGGTAGTGCACGCCTTAAAAATTCAATTTGGCCAAGGTTATTATTTGGGCAGGCCTAAAGCCATACCCGCCAATTTTCACTCCATACAAGACAAACTGCTATCGATCAACAATCATCAAAGCATTATCTGCCTATCGCAGACCGTAGCCGACTTATCGCTAAGCTACCCAGCCATACATAAAAACTGGTCGCTCAACCGCGTCATAGATTTATTTCACAGCAACAAAGGCCTACGCTGCTTACCCGTTACCGAAGGCGACAGCCCGCTGGGGCTGATCGAGCGCCAAGCTGTTTTAGAGTTAATGACCGGCCGCTACAGCCGTGAACTCTACGGCCACAAATCAGTGCTAAGTTTTATGAGTAAGCAAGCTGTGATAGTGGACCTTAACACCTCTTTAGAAGAAGTCAGCCGTAAACTCACCACCAGCCAAAGCGACAACCTGCAGCAAGATTTTATTATCACCAACAATAGCGCCTATTACGGCATAGGCAAAACCAGCACCTTGCTACAAAAAATTACCGAGCAGCAAATTCGCTATGCCCGTTACGCCAACCCTTTAAGCCAACTGCCAGGTAATGTACCCATCTACGAACATGTGGATAAATTACTACAACAACAAAGCCCCTTCACCATAGCCTATTTTGATTTAAACAATTTTAAAGCCTTTAATGATTATTATGGCTATAACATGGGCGACCAGGTATTGCAGCTGCTGTCCGATATACTTAAAAAAATGCTTATCAGTGCCGATGATTTTATTGGCCATATAGGCGGTGACGACTTTATTGCCACCTTTGAACGCAGCGACTGGCTGCAGCAATGCGAAATCATTAAGCGTGACTTTGAGCAACAGGTGAAACGCTTTTACAGCCCAGAAGTGCTAGAGAAACAAGGGCTATGGCAGATTGACAGGCAGGGCAAAAAACAATTTTTCGGACTGCTAACTTTAGCCATAGGCCTAGCCCAACCCGATATACACGATTGTAAATCCCATCACGATGTCGCGGCCCTAGCAGGAGAAGCTAAAAAACAGGCCAAGCGCAGTGACAGTGGCATTTTTATTTCTCGCCGCCGCCGACCGCAGGGCGAAGCCTGCGTACCACTGTAA
- a CDS encoding FAD-binding oxidoreductase, which yields MLTNDIYLQLLQIVGDKKITRDAAELSYWGKDSTQFSANASAIIFPQNIEQLQAIVQLVNREGVALVPSAGRTGLSGGAVAIQGEVVVSLRDMNAIKQFNAIDRTVVCEAGVITADLQAFAEQQGLYYPVDFASSGSSLIGGNISTNAGGIKVLKYGMTRQWVAGLKVVTGAGDILDMNKSLLKNNTGYDIQQLFIGAEGTLGFVAEATMRLTRPPEHLTVLLLAVPHLTALLQVLAHFQVGMELTAFEFFSEQALQKVTAQLGLQRPCSEVGAYYTLIEFEAKDDMVIERAMSLFEQCLEQGIALDGVISQNQAQYQNLWRLREEISSVLAQWQPLKHDLSVPPSQQGEFLLEVEKILSELAPQYQVIWYGHIGDGNVHLNILKPDELTKAEFDHSCKAISVAIFERLATYNGSVSAEHGIGLLKKDYLHYSRSELEIALMKGIKQQLDPKGLMNPGKIF from the coding sequence ATGTTAACAAATGATATATACCTGCAACTGCTGCAAATAGTAGGCGATAAAAAAATTACCCGCGATGCTGCAGAGCTCAGCTACTGGGGTAAAGATAGCACCCAGTTTAGCGCTAATGCCAGCGCCATTATCTTTCCGCAAAACATAGAGCAACTACAAGCCATAGTTCAGTTAGTTAATCGTGAGGGCGTAGCCTTAGTGCCCTCCGCTGGTCGCACCGGGTTATCGGGTGGGGCCGTAGCGATACAGGGCGAGGTAGTGGTGTCACTGCGCGATATGAATGCCATTAAGCAGTTCAATGCCATCGATCGTACAGTGGTGTGTGAGGCGGGGGTGATTACTGCCGATTTACAGGCCTTTGCCGAGCAGCAGGGCTTGTACTATCCAGTAGATTTTGCTTCCAGTGGTTCCAGTTTAATAGGCGGTAATATCAGCACCAATGCCGGTGGTATAAAAGTTTTAAAATACGGTATGACGCGGCAGTGGGTAGCGGGCTTAAAAGTGGTTACCGGTGCCGGTGATATATTAGACATGAATAAAAGCCTGCTTAAAAATAATACCGGCTACGATATACAGCAATTGTTTATAGGCGCCGAAGGCACTTTGGGATTTGTGGCCGAGGCCACTATGCGCCTTACCCGCCCGCCTGAACATTTAACCGTGTTGTTATTGGCGGTGCCACATTTAACCGCGCTGTTGCAAGTGTTAGCGCATTTTCAAGTGGGTATGGAATTAACCGCCTTTGAGTTTTTTTCAGAGCAGGCCTTACAAAAGGTGACGGCGCAGCTAGGGCTGCAACGGCCCTGTAGTGAAGTCGGTGCTTATTACACACTAATAGAATTTGAAGCCAAGGATGATATGGTCATAGAGCGGGCCATGAGCTTGTTTGAGCAGTGCCTAGAGCAGGGCATAGCGCTAGACGGTGTGATCAGCCAAAACCAAGCTCAATATCAAAACCTGTGGCGTTTGCGCGAAGAAATAAGCTCGGTATTGGCCCAGTGGCAGCCCTTGAAACATGACTTGTCCGTGCCTCCCTCGCAGCAGGGCGAGTTTTTATTAGAGGTGGAAAAAATACTCAGCGAACTAGCGCCGCAATACCAAGTGATATGGTATGGCCATATAGGCGATGGTAATGTGCATTTAAATATACTCAAGCCCGATGAGTTAACCAAGGCCGAATTTGATCACAGCTGTAAAGCAATTAGCGTTGCCATCTTTGAGCGCCTAGCGACCTATAACGGCAGCGTCTCTGCAGAGCATGGCATAGGCTTGCTGAAAAAAGACTATTTACACTATAGCCGTAGTGAATTAGAAATTGCGTTAATGAAAGGGATTAAGCAACAGCTAGACCCTAAAGGCTTAATGAATCCGGGTAAGATTTTTTAA
- a CDS encoding NADPH-dependent FMN reductase — protein MNIIGISGSLRQASFNSLLLKAAAEVAKNQGAVFEIFDLSELPLYNSDLDGDVKPAAVSRLLAAITQADGIFFATPEYNYSIPGVLKNAIDWASRPAYQSVLAGKPSGIVSASMSPLGGARAQVHLRDVLAGTLTPVLLSPDYLLPLAQQAFDSSGVLCDSKAQERLSRYVASYIAWASQH, from the coding sequence ATGAATATCATCGGTATTAGCGGCAGCCTGCGACAGGCTTCATTCAACAGCCTGCTGTTAAAGGCAGCGGCTGAGGTCGCTAAAAATCAGGGGGCTGTGTTCGAGATTTTTGACCTTTCAGAGCTGCCTTTATACAACAGTGATTTGGATGGGGATGTTAAACCAGCAGCGGTAAGCCGTTTGTTAGCCGCGATTACGCAGGCAGACGGCATTTTTTTTGCCACTCCAGAATATAATTATAGTATCCCCGGGGTGTTAAAAAACGCTATAGACTGGGCCTCGCGCCCGGCCTATCAATCGGTGTTAGCGGGCAAGCCCAGCGGTATTGTGAGTGCGTCTATGAGCCCGCTGGGTGGCGCTAGGGCGCAGGTGCATTTACGTGATGTATTGGCAGGCACCTTAACGCCAGTACTGCTATCGCCCGATTATTTATTGCCGCTGGCGCAACAGGCTTTTGATAGTAGCGGTGTGCTTTGTGATAGCAAGGCACAAGAGCGGCTTAGCCGTTATGTGGCTAGCTATATTGCTTGGGCCTCACAGCACTAA